A window of Leptolyngbyaceae cyanobacterium contains these coding sequences:
- a CDS encoding AAA family ATPase has protein sequence MAETNLPSFIQQMMKPDFYPHPVQEPIQLIQTHVSYVLLTGDYAYKLKKAVNFGFLNFSTLELRQHFCNEEFRMNKRGAPEIYLEVLPITQTADKFQLGGAGEPVEYTLKMRQFPQDSLLLKLFERGELTEEIMEDLGRVVADFHAKAPINDYIRSFGEVEQIRQAIDENYQQTEKYIGKAQTQEQFDETKQFTDTFFADRKELFDSRIKNNWIRECHGDLHLRNICLWNGKLMLFDCIEFNEPFRFVDVMFDIAYAVMELEGWQNPELSNAYLNTYVEQTGDWEGLQVLPLYLSRQSYVRAKVTSFLLDDPGIPAAEKEKALETATHYYKLAWQYTKPRQGKLIMMSGVSGSGKSTVAKKLAREIGAIHIRSDAARKHLAGIPLHEKGGQNLYSAEMTQKTYGRLLELGITLASAGYPVILDAKYDRVALRKEVINAAEKHHLPLEILYCTAPEEVLRDRLSSRTGDVSDATAELLSSQLASAEPFTEEEQPFVKTIGI, from the coding sequence ATGGCTGAAACTAATCTTCCTTCCTTCATCCAACAAATGATGAAACCGGACTTTTATCCCCATCCGGTGCAAGAACCAATTCAATTAATTCAAACCCACGTTTCTTACGTATTGCTCACGGGCGACTATGCTTACAAACTAAAAAAAGCCGTCAACTTTGGCTTTTTAAACTTCTCAACCCTAGAACTCCGGCAACACTTTTGTAATGAAGAATTTCGGATGAACAAACGAGGCGCACCCGAAATTTACCTCGAAGTTTTACCGATTACTCAAACAGCAGACAAATTTCAACTCGGCGGCGCAGGTGAACCAGTAGAATACACCTTAAAAATGCGCCAATTCCCCCAAGATAGCTTATTGTTAAAACTCTTTGAACGGGGAGAACTCACAGAGGAAATCATGGAAGATTTGGGGCGGGTAGTCGCTGACTTCCACGCCAAAGCACCCATCAATGATTACATCCGTAGTTTTGGAGAAGTCGAGCAAATTCGTCAAGCGATCGACGAAAATTATCAACAAACTGAAAAATACATTGGAAAAGCTCAAACCCAAGAGCAATTTGACGAAACAAAACAATTTACAGATACCTTCTTTGCCGACAGAAAAGAATTATTTGATAGCCGCATTAAAAATAACTGGATTCGCGAATGCCACGGTGATTTGCACCTGAGAAATATCTGTTTGTGGAATGGCAAACTGATGCTATTTGACTGCATTGAATTTAACGAGCCATTCCGGTTTGTCGATGTAATGTTCGACATTGCTTATGCCGTCATGGAATTGGAAGGTTGGCAAAATCCCGAACTCAGCAATGCGTATCTAAATACTTACGTCGAACAAACAGGCGACTGGGAAGGTTTGCAGGTTTTGCCTTTATATTTAAGTCGTCAATCTTACGTCAGAGCAAAAGTAACTTCCTTTTTATTGGACGATCCCGGTATTCCAGCCGCCGAAAAAGAAAAAGCTCTAGAAACCGCTACCCACTATTACAAATTAGCTTGGCAATATACTAAACCACGCCAAGGTAAACTAATTATGATGTCGGGCGTATCCGGTTCTGGTAAGAGTACGGTAGCGAAAAAATTAGCGCGAGAAATCGGTGCAATTCACATTCGTTCCGATGCAGCCAGAAAACATTTGGCTGGTATCCCCTTGCATGAAAAAGGCGGACAAAATTTGTATTCGGCAGAAATGACCCAAAAAACTTACGGGCGTCTTTTGGAGTTGGGAATTACTCTCGCATCGGCTGGTTATCCCGTGATTTTGGATGCGAAATACGATCGAGTAGCTTTGCGAAAAGAAGTGATTAACGCCGCAGAAAAACATCATTTGCCTTTGGAAATTTTATATTGCACTGCACCGGAAGAAGTGTTGCGCGATCGTCTTTCTTCCCGTACTGGTGATGTCTCTGATGCTACTGCCGAATTACTAAGTAGCCAACTCGCATCAGCAGAACCTTTTACTGAGGAAGAACAACCTTTTGTAAAAACGATCGGGATTTAA
- a CDS encoding 50S ribosomal protein L25/general stress protein Ctc — translation MELTVECQKRAEKTNPNTLRRTGLIPAVLYGHKGTESVSLTIPAKTAEQLLKKASVNNTIINLNVPEISWNGKTILREVQSHPTKGYPYHLSFFSVSAHGAIEVEIPLHFVGEAKGVKLNGGMLDTVITALAVKCLPDSIPEHIEVDVSNLGIGDAIHLNELNLPAGVTALATTNEVLVSVLGSQGGGTGAEAAS, via the coding sequence ATGGAACTTACAGTTGAATGTCAAAAGCGAGCAGAAAAAACTAATCCCAATACCCTGCGTCGCACCGGTTTAATACCAGCAGTTTTATACGGGCACAAAGGTACCGAGTCAGTTAGCCTGACCATTCCAGCAAAAACAGCCGAACAGCTGCTCAAAAAAGCCTCGGTCAACAACACCATCATCAATCTCAACGTTCCCGAAATTTCTTGGAACGGAAAAACCATCCTCCGGGAAGTACAAAGCCATCCCACCAAAGGATATCCTTATCACTTGAGCTTTTTCTCCGTATCTGCTCACGGTGCTATTGAAGTAGAAATTCCTTTGCACTTTGTCGGAGAAGCAAAGGGTGTCAAACTCAACGGCGGAATGTTAGATACCGTAATTACGGCACTAGCTGTCAAATGTTTACCCGACAGCATTCCAGAACACATCGAAGTTGACGTAAGCAACTTGGGCATTGGCGATGCTATCCATCTCAACGAATTAAATTTACCCGCAGGAGTTACAGCCCTAGCTACTACTAATGAAGTATTAGTTAGCGTTCTCGGCTCCCAAGGTGGCGGTACAGGTGCAGAAGCAGCATCTTAA